From Acidovorax sp. FHTAMBA, one genomic window encodes:
- a CDS encoding helix-turn-helix domain-containing protein, with protein sequence MDRVSIDERPMRREYTGQFKDAVLEQTRQSGASVSAVALSHGLNPNMVHRWLREARQRVALERLRIPVHLNTQSGYMTTLGIPVMMTRQSGTMNTCSRYPPSTAASGQEQPVAIVTIGPMNTFSNAFRAEVVRMARRELKPELQGMRKAINGHRSEIAALKREVKALTSQLKATQRQVKATDAPKVKAVAEDATPKRSKQLQFDAQVLIEKRAALGITQKQMAQMLGASSLSVYKWETGQVHPRAAQLERIAAVLKLGKRKALALLNQQ encoded by the coding sequence ATGGATCGAGTGTCGATAGATGAGCGCCCAATGCGGCGCGAGTACACGGGGCAGTTCAAGGACGCCGTCCTGGAGCAAACACGCCAGTCGGGAGCCTCAGTGTCAGCCGTGGCTTTGAGTCACGGCCTGAACCCAAACATGGTGCACCGCTGGCTGCGTGAGGCCCGCCAGCGCGTGGCCCTTGAGCGGTTGCGTATTCCGGTTCACTTGAACACTCAGTCTGGCTACATGACCACTTTGGGCATTCCGGTGATGATGACCCGTCAGTCCGGCACCATGAACACCTGCAGCAGGTATCCTCCGTCAACGGCCGCAAGCGGCCAGGAGCAGCCGGTCGCGATAGTTACCATTGGGCCTATGAATACGTTTTCCAATGCCTTTCGCGCTGAAGTTGTTCGTATGGCTCGCAGGGAGCTCAAGCCTGAACTTCAGGGTATGCGCAAAGCGATCAATGGCCATCGCTCAGAGATCGCAGCTCTGAAGCGAGAGGTCAAGGCACTGACTTCCCAGCTCAAAGCCACTCAACGGCAGGTCAAGGCAACGGATGCGCCCAAAGTCAAGGCAGTGGCAGAAGACGCCACTCCCAAGAGATCAAAGCAGCTCCAGTTCGATGCTCAGGTGTTGATCGAGAAACGCGCGGCACTCGGCATCACACAGAAACAGATGGCCCAAATGCTGGGTGCTTCCTCGCTGTCGGTCTACAAGTGGGAGACCGGCCAAGTCCATCCACGGGCCGCGCAGTTGGAGCGCATCGCTGCAGTGCTCAAGCTGGGCAAGCGCAAGGCGCTGGCACTGCTCAATCAGCAGTAA
- a CDS encoding helix-turn-helix transcriptional regulator — MRKKIKPTQSETIGARLKAARLRSFLSISELSSATGVHHSQISRCERGNFKTYSKNVQKLCNFLDIAYPGVTDHPRDHNALTGRFEAILKSLPSSVPAFAQLFDLLEGSAAASHSKKRLSPSERS, encoded by the coding sequence ATGCGCAAGAAGATCAAACCAACTCAATCTGAGACCATTGGTGCACGACTAAAGGCGGCGAGGTTGCGATCATTTCTCAGCATTTCCGAATTGAGTAGCGCAACCGGCGTGCACCATTCGCAGATCAGTCGCTGCGAACGCGGCAATTTCAAAACCTACAGCAAGAATGTGCAAAAGCTGTGCAATTTTCTGGATATCGCATACCCTGGTGTTACGGATCACCCGCGCGACCACAATGCCTTGACTGGACGTTTCGAGGCCATACTGAAATCACTGCCGAGCAGCGTCCCAGCATTCGCGCAGCTATTTGACTTGCTGGAAGGATCGGCAGCGGCAAGTCACTCAAAGAAACGTCTGTCGCCTTCGGAGCGGAGCTAA
- a CDS encoding DUF4031 domain-containing protein produces MTVYVDNERIQWRGKLWCHLVAESLDELHAFATTLGLQRRWFQHKASYPHYDVTTAVRERALLLGALPGTKEQIITSAKLLRTELKVQSTLAAENAHSTRQLEIA; encoded by the coding sequence ATGACTGTTTACGTTGACAATGAGCGCATTCAGTGGCGCGGCAAACTGTGGTGCCACCTTGTCGCGGAGTCTCTCGACGAACTCCACGCTTTCGCTACCACTCTTGGACTTCAGCGCCGTTGGTTTCAACACAAGGCGTCCTATCCGCACTACGATGTGACTACTGCCGTTCGGGAGCGCGCCCTGTTGCTTGGCGCACTCCCGGGTACCAAGGAGCAGATCATCACCAGTGCAAAACTCTTGCGAACGGAGCTCAAGGTGCAATCAACACTGGCTGCAGAGAATGCTCATTCCACGCGTCAGCTGGAGATCGCCTGA
- a CDS encoding nucleoside triphosphate pyrophosphohydrolase family protein, giving the protein MSPLQIKEPPLTVAEYFERAGDTDRFGQMPDGLTQLGFGLFGEVGGLLAALKKSRRDKLKEPKTQIAGEEIGDALWYLVSLATHRSVAPDVLATSCMMSLRDRLNEAPLVPKPGVTFEEIDGLVEVHHAELQDQKEKLLRALAGSCGQLTEHTQEELEAFSPEAVAKSLGGLMAQLALIAYCFELELADIARENLGKIRDRWPGKDPEFNRLFDATNCEEYERFPRQFEIEFVERQVGSRKVVVQRMGGVNIGDPLTDNSNVPDGYSFHDVFHLSYVAHLGWSPVMRALLKLKRKSRSEIDENEDGARAIIIEEGIATWIFNHAKERKDFFEGVARGELEFGLLKQVRSMVTGYEVAECPTWQWEIAILRGFEVFRQLKSAGRGIVKVDMENRSLEFVLDREVKVPA; this is encoded by the coding sequence ATGTCGCCTCTCCAAATCAAAGAACCTCCTCTTACCGTGGCTGAATACTTTGAACGGGCAGGCGATACGGATCGATTTGGACAAATGCCCGATGGGCTGACCCAACTGGGCTTCGGGCTCTTCGGAGAAGTGGGTGGCTTGCTCGCAGCTCTGAAAAAGTCTCGCAGAGACAAGCTGAAGGAACCCAAAACGCAGATTGCAGGCGAGGAAATCGGCGACGCCCTCTGGTACCTCGTGAGCTTGGCGACCCACCGCAGCGTCGCACCTGATGTACTGGCGACGTCCTGCATGATGAGTCTGCGCGATCGCCTTAACGAAGCTCCGCTGGTGCCCAAGCCTGGCGTGACTTTCGAGGAGATTGACGGTCTCGTGGAGGTCCATCATGCGGAACTCCAGGACCAGAAAGAAAAGCTGCTTCGCGCATTGGCTGGGAGTTGTGGCCAGTTGACGGAGCATACTCAGGAGGAGTTGGAGGCTTTCTCGCCAGAAGCGGTCGCCAAGTCGTTAGGCGGACTGATGGCCCAGCTCGCGCTGATCGCATACTGCTTTGAGCTAGAACTCGCCGATATTGCAAGGGAGAACCTCGGAAAAATTAGGGACCGCTGGCCGGGTAAGGATCCAGAGTTCAATCGGCTGTTCGATGCGACCAACTGCGAGGAGTATGAACGCTTTCCCCGCCAGTTCGAGATCGAATTCGTTGAGCGTCAGGTGGGGTCGCGAAAGGTCGTTGTACAGCGGATGGGCGGCGTCAATATTGGTGATCCGCTTACCGACAACAGCAACGTTCCAGACGGGTACAGCTTCCACGACGTTTTTCACCTGTCCTATGTTGCACATCTAGGCTGGTCACCCGTCATGCGGGCACTTCTCAAGCTCAAGCGAAAGTCTCGCTCTGAAATTGACGAGAATGAGGACGGAGCACGCGCGATCATCATTGAGGAAGGCATTGCCACCTGGATCTTCAACCACGCAAAGGAACGCAAAGATTTCTTCGAAGGCGTGGCAAGGGGAGAGCTGGAGTTTGGCCTGCTCAAGCAGGTGCGCAGCATGGTGACGGGATACGAAGTAGCCGAGTGCCCGACATGGCAATGGGAAATCGCTATTCTTCGCGGCTTCGAGGTGTTCCGGCAGCTGAAATCTGCAGGTCGGGGTATCGTGAAAGTTGATATGGAAAATCGCTCTCTGGAATTCGTCCTTGATCGGGAAGTGAAAGTGCCAGCATGA
- a CDS encoding uracil-DNA glycosylase yields MTPTSFVQALAAVKLPNVFNPYADICEVHDRSNAAAMRRRGLRTLLTAAQAIGIDTLWMGRDLGYRGGRRTGLALTDEMQLMQFPSIYPGAEPEKSTLGPAVAERTAAEIWAVLAQLDLPPLLWNVFPFHPHEPGNAFTNRKFTAAELRVADGLNRQLIAWLGIRRIIAIGQDAAHYAAQFGVQVECVRHPSYGGVTEFRDGIRRLYGLPRPPVAHAGEQTSLL; encoded by the coding sequence ATGACTCCCACCAGTTTTGTCCAAGCCCTCGCTGCAGTGAAGCTGCCGAATGTGTTCAACCCCTACGCCGACATCTGTGAGGTGCATGATCGGTCAAATGCGGCGGCCATGCGTCGTCGCGGGCTACGAACGCTTCTCACTGCGGCGCAGGCGATAGGTATTGACACCCTCTGGATGGGGCGCGATCTCGGCTACCGAGGCGGCCGTCGTACTGGCTTGGCCCTCACTGACGAAATGCAGCTGATGCAATTCCCGTCTATTTACCCGGGTGCTGAGCCTGAGAAGTCCACCCTTGGCCCTGCCGTGGCCGAGCGGACTGCGGCCGAGATATGGGCTGTTTTGGCGCAGCTGGATCTGCCGCCGTTACTGTGGAACGTGTTCCCTTTTCACCCACACGAGCCGGGCAACGCCTTTACGAACCGCAAGTTCACGGCTGCGGAATTGCGCGTTGCGGATGGGTTGAATCGTCAGCTGATCGCTTGGCTGGGCATTCGGCGCATTATCGCGATCGGTCAGGATGCAGCACACTATGCCGCGCAGTTCGGTGTCCAGGTGGAGTGCGTCCGGCACCCCAGCTACGGCGGAGTGACAGAATTCCGCGACGGCATCCGTCGTTTATATGGGTTGCCCCGCCCCCCCGTGGCTCACGCCGGAGAGCAAACCTCGCTGCTCTG